Proteins encoded within one genomic window of Oceanibaculum indicum P24:
- the lipB gene encoding lipoyl(octanoyl) transferase LipB: MPDGSLSTASKIATPEWRVSDLPVAYPEALADMDARVKAIREGSAPELLWLLEHPPLSTAGTSARREDLLEPDRFPVYEAGRGGQYTYHGPGQRIVYAMLDLKQRNPDVRCYVHALEEWVIRALARFNVTGERREGRVGIWVVRHDLGLPMREDKIAAIGVRVRHWVTFHGLSINVEPELSHFQGIVPCGIAQHGVTSLVDLGLPVTMEDLDVALRDTFDEVFGAETKLCPKA; encoded by the coding sequence GTGCCCGACGGCTCGCTCTCCACTGCTTCCAAGATCGCCACCCCGGAATGGCGCGTCAGCGACCTGCCGGTCGCCTATCCCGAGGCGCTGGCCGACATGGATGCCCGCGTGAAGGCGATCCGCGAGGGCAGCGCGCCGGAGCTGCTGTGGCTGCTGGAGCACCCGCCGCTCTCTACCGCCGGCACCAGCGCCCGGCGGGAAGACCTGCTGGAACCCGACCGCTTCCCGGTCTATGAGGCCGGGCGCGGCGGCCAGTACACCTATCACGGGCCGGGCCAGCGCATCGTCTATGCGATGCTGGACCTGAAACAGCGCAACCCGGATGTGCGCTGCTATGTCCACGCGCTGGAGGAATGGGTGATCCGCGCGCTGGCCCGCTTCAACGTGACCGGCGAGCGCCGCGAGGGACGCGTCGGCATCTGGGTCGTGCGGCACGATCTGGGCCTGCCGATGCGCGAGGACAAGATCGCCGCCATCGGCGTGCGCGTGCGGCACTGGGTGACCTTCCACGGCCTGTCGATCAATGTCGAGCCGGAGCTGTCGCACTTCCAGGGCATCGTGCCCTGCGGCATCGCCCAACATGGCGTCACCAGCCTGGTCGATCTGGGCCTGCCGGTGACGATGGAAGATCTGGACGTTGCCCTGCGCGATACCTTCGACGAGGTGTTCGGCGCCGAAACCAAGCTCTGCCCAAAAGCTTAG